In the Gemmatimonadota bacterium genome, CGTGAGCGCGTGGGCCGGTTCCTCGGTCGCGATCCGGCCGGCATGTGGATCGGCACCTTCCACGGCATCGGCGCGCGACTGTTGCGCATGTACGCCGACCTGGTGGGGCGCACGCCCGAGTACACCATCTACGACGAGGATGACACCCTCGCCGTCGTGAAACGCATCGTCGAGCGGCTCCGGATCGACCCCAAGCAGTTCGCGCCCAAGACCATTGTCCACGAGATCTCTTCGGCGAAGAACGCACTGGTCGAACCCGCCGAGTTCGAGGCCCTGGCGCGCACGCCGCTCGCGCAGGCCGCCGCACAGGTCTATCGCGAGCTCGAGCCGGCCATGCGCCTCGCGAACGCCGTGAGCTTCGACGACCTCCTCGTCCTGCCCGTCCGCATCCTGCGCGAGCAGGCGCACGTCCGCGAGCGGCTAGAGGGGCGCTTCCAGCACGTGCTCGTCGACGAGTATCAGGACACCAATCGCGCGCAGTACGAGTTCGTGCGCCTCATCGGCGGCCGCCATGGCAACGTCTGCGTCGTCGGCGACGACGATCAGGCGATCTACGGCTGGCGCGGGGCGGACATCCGGAACATCCTCGATTTCGAGCGCGACTTCCCGTCGGCCCAGGTGGTGCGGCTCGAGGAGAACTATCGCTCGACCGCGCCGATCCTCGAACTCGCCAACGAGGTGATCTCGCTGAACGAGGCCCGGCGCGGCAAGACGTTGCGTCCGACGCGTGCCGGCGGCGAGAAGGTCATCCTCCTCGAGGCCGCCGACGATCGCGACGAGGCCGACGCGATCGTCGAGGCCATCCAGCAGTGGCGCGGGTCGCGCGGGACGCTGCGCGACTGCGCGATCCTCTACCGCACCAACGCGCAGTCGCGGTCGATGGAAGAGGCGATGCGGAAGCAGAGCATGCCGTATCGGCTCGTCGGCGCGGTGCGCTTCTACGATCGGCGCGAGATCAAGGACCTGGTCGCCTGGCTCCGGCTCATCGCCAATCCTGCGGACGACGAGGCCTTCCGCCGCGCCCTGACCGCGCCCAGGCGCGGCGTCGGCGACACCACCATCGACCTGCTCGCGTCCGAGGCACAGGCCCACCGCCTCTCGCTGCTCGAGCAGGCACGCCGCGTCGAGTCGCTCCCCGGTGTCCGCCCCGCCGCGCGGACCGCACTGCTTGATCTCGCCGCGACCGTCGACCGCTTCCGCGCGATCGCCGTCGATGCGAGCGTCGACCAGCTGCTCCTCCAGCTCATCACCGCGGTCGGATACGACACGGCGCTCCGGAACGAGGGCCCCGAGGGGCTCGAGCGCCTCGACAACGTGCGCGAACTGGTCACCTCGGCGGCCGAGGTCATCATCGAGGATGGTGGCGAGGTGGGCCTGCGGCCTCTCGACCACTTCCTCCAGCGCGCGACACTCGTCACCGGTCTCGACCAGCTGGGGCCCGAGGCCGACGCGGTCACCATGATGACCGTCCACACGGCCAAGGGACTCGAATGGCCCATGGTCTGCGTCACCGGCCTCGAGGACGGGCTCTTCCCCCTCTCGCGGACGCTGAGTGACCCCGCGGCGCTCGAGGAGGAGCGGCGCCTACTCTACGTCGCCATCACGCGCGCCGGGGAACGACTACTGCTCGCCTGGGCGCACCAGCGCCGCCGCAACGGCGAGCTGTTGCCGAGCATCATCTCGAGCTTCCTCCGCGGGCTCGCGCCGCACCACTTCGAGCGAAGGGCGACCGTGCGTCTCCGCGGCTCTGCGCGCCTCGCCTCCCCGCATCCGTCCAGCGGAGGTGGGGAGAGCAGCCGCCCCTGGCGCGATGAGGGCGTCCAGTCGTTCGCGCGTGCCAAACGAGCCGTCTGGTCCGCGCACGAAGGGGACCGGATCTCGAGTTTCGTGCAGGACGAGGAGGCCTCGCAGGACCTCCCGAATTTCGTGAAGGGCGAGCGTGTCGCGCATGCGAAGTTCGGGTCCGGCACCATCGCGGAGGTCAGCGGTGGCGGGAAGGATGCGAAGGTCACCGTGGACTTCGACGATGAGGAGGTCGGCCGGAAGCGCCTCGTCATCGCCTTCGCCGGGCTCACGCGCGGCTTCGACTGATCAGCCGAGGGCGCCGGCCTCCGACGTCGGCCGCGGCACGTGCAGCGGTGCAGGGAGCCGGGAGGTCCACCCCAGCGGCTCGCCCTTCAAGCCGAATCGATCTGCCGCTTCGCGTCGCGCGCCGCGCTCGCCCCCGACCGCCAACGCCTCCTTTCGGAGTCGCTTCGCGTCCCGCAGTGCTTCCTCACCGCTAGGGTCGAAACCACGGGGCGCGCTCTGCTCGCCGCGAACCAGGAAATCGACCACGTAGTCGAACGCCCGATCGAGATGCGCCGCGACGGTCGCATCGCGCAACGGATACCGGCTCCGCTCCGCCGCCACCGCCATCAGTCTCTGCCAGGAGCCGAGGTCGGTCACGGTGACCATCCCGCGGAAGATCCGGCGGTTCGTGCGGGTACTGAAGATGGTCGGGCTCAGGATGCGGTCGAGGTGCTCGTCCGCGCGCTGGTGGTCGAGCAGGATCACCTCGCGCGCGCGCCGCGCCCACTGGTCACCGGTCGCCGTCTCGAACCGACTCTCCCAGTAGCTGTGGCCCGCGCCGGAGCTGCTCGTCGTGATCGCGAGCTGGTGCGGGACGAAGTGATTGTGCGCGATGACATCCGCGCTCAGGTGGGCGAGATAGCCGTAGCTGAACGCGCGCAGCGAATCGTCCCGGGCGCGGTCGAGGATGTCATAGGCGACGTTCCAGTTGTGGCAGTGGCGTCCGACGCGCGCATAGCGCTTGGCGAAGCTGGTGTCGGCCGCGATCGACCCGTAGAGGAAGTCGTAAGGGAAGGCCCTCAGGAGGGCCGCCATCCCGGCAGGGAGCAGGACGTCCGCCGATCGGAGCAGGGTCTCGCCGATGAGGATGTGCGTGCCGGGCGTCCAAGCCCAGGCGTCCGTCGGGAACAGAGCGAGGAGCAGGACCGCGGCGACGGCCGATCCGGCGAGCGGCCGCATGCCGGACCTCAGTCCCGCCGACGGAGGCGTGGGCGCTCCTCGGCGCCCGCGACGCGCGGCTTCTTCGCCTTGCGGGTCGGTTTGCCGAACCCGAGGGCGCTCGCCCCGACCTTGAGCCCCGCGATGGTCGTCGATGCGACGACCGAAATCTTCTCCGCCGACGCGTTCACGCGCCCCACCATCGCGCTCAGCTGATCGACCTCGTCGGTCAGCTTCACGACCGTCGCGCGCACCCGCTCATTCACGACCGTGACCGTCGCCCGCGACTCGGCGACCATCGCGTTCACGTTCTGCGCCACCGCGCGCACCTCGGCCGACATCTCCGTGGCGTTGCGTGCCATCGGCGAGAGCTCGGCGATGAGCGTGTCGAGCTTCCCCTGCACCTCGTCCGCCTTGGCGCGGAGCACGAGCATTCCCACGACCAGGACACAGACGAGCAGGAAGAGGAGGATCGACGTGAGGCCGGAGGTCACGAACACCAACTGCTCGAATGCCGTGCGCGCGGGCGGGACGTTCCGCACCAGGACGGTGTCGGCGGCGACGGCGAGTTGGAGGAGCAGGTTCATGTCGAATGGTCTCTCGTCGTGGCGATGGCGTCAAGCGTATATTCCCGGATATGTCATCGCCTCAGTTCATCGTCGAAGGTGGCCGGACCCTCAAGGGATCGATCACGCCCACCGGCAACAAGAACGCCGCGCTCCCGATCGTCTGCGCCGCCCTCCTCACCGAGGAGCCGGTGACACTTGAGAACGTGCCGCGCATCCGCGACATCGAGAGCCTGATCCAGCTCGTCCGCCAATCGGGGGCGACCGCCGCGTGGACGGGCCCGAACACGCTCCGGATCACGGCACGAGCCGTTCGCGGCGACACGCTCGACGCCGAGCTCTGCAAGCGCATTCGTGCCTCCATCCTGCTCGCGGCGCCCCTGCTCGCGCGCGCCGGGATGGTCACGCTCGCCCCGCCGGGCGGCGACGTGATCGGTCGCCGGCGCCTCGACACGCACTTCCTCGCGCTCGAGGCGATGGGGGCGGCGCACGAGTTCGGTGAGCGGATCACCTTCCGCACCAAGGGACTGGTCGGCGCGGACATCTTCCTCGACGAGCCGAGCGTCACCGGTACGGAGAACGCGATCATGGCCGCGGTCGCCGCGAAGGGCACCACGGTGCTCCACAACGCCGCGAGCGAGCCGCACGTCCAGGATCTCTGCCGAATGCTCGTCGCCATGGGTGCGACGATCGCCGGCATCGGCTCCAACGTCCTCACGATCGAGGGGGGCGCGCGACTCCACGGGTGCACGCACCGGATCGGCCCCGACCACATCGAGGTCGGCTCGTTCATCGGGCTCGCCGCCGTCACGCGCTCGGCGCTCACCATCGCGAACGCCGGGGTCGAGCACCTGCGGTCGGTGCGGCTCGGGTTCCAGCGGCTCGGCGTGGACACCGAGATCCGCGGCCCCGACCTCTACGTACCAGACGGGCAGGAGATGCGGATCCGCTCCGACCTCGGCGGGGCCGTGCCGAAGCTCGAGGACCAGCCTTGGCCGGCGTTCCCGGCCGATGTGATGTCGATCGCCATCGTCACGGCCACGCAGTGCGACGGCATCATCCTCATGCACGAGAAGATGTTCGAATCGCGCATGTTCTTCGTCGACAAGCTCGTGGGCATGGGCGCGCGGATCGTGCTCTGCGACCCGCACCGCGCGCTGGTGAGCGGTCCCACGACGCTCCGCGGGGCGACCGTGGAGAGTCCCGATATCCGCGCCGGCATGGCGATGCTCATCGCCGCGCTCTGTGCCAAGGGCACGAGCACCATCAACAACATCGGGCAGATCGAGCGCGGCTACGAGCGCATCGATGAGCGGCTCAATGCGCTCGGGGCGTCCATCGTGCGGGTCGCCTGAACGACCGGATGTTGACGGTGCCCGCGCTGCCACCCCACCTCGCCGTGCCCTCCATGGCGGCCATCGGCGTGCACGCCTTCATCACGACGCGCGAGGCCGGGAGCTACGGCTTGCCCGAGCAGGGGGAGGACGTCGCCGCGACCGCGCGATGGCATGCATTGCAGCGCGCCCTCGCCGCGCAGGGCGCCCCGCGCCTCGCCTCCGCGCGACAGGTCCACGGCACTCGTGTGCTCGTGCATCGCGACCAGTGGGAGGGATGGGTTCGGGTCGATGGTACCGACGCCCATGTGCTCGCGGCCGGCGGCGCCGCCGCAGTCACCATCGCTGATTGCGTGCCGATCTTCGTCGCCCACCGCTCTGGGGTCGTCGCCGCGGTGCACGCCGGCTGGCGTGGGGTCGCAGGCGGGATCCTCGGCGAGACGATCGAGGCGTTCACGGCGCTCGGGCTCGCGGCTGAAGAGCTCGTGATCCACATGGGACCGTCGATCTGCGGGCGCTGCTACCAGGTCGGACCCGACGTGTACGAGCAGCTGACCGGGTGGGAGACCCGCCAGCCTCGTCATGTGGATCTGCGGGCGCTGCTCGCCGAGCAGGCCAAGGCGCTCGGGGTCCGGCAGTGGACCGCGAGCGGCGAATGCACCCGGTGCGACAACGATCGACTCTTCTCGCATCGCGCCGGAGATGCCGGTCGACAGGTCGCCGTGATCGTCGCGCCATCCTTGACGGCCCCCTAGCCGGACGGTAGGTTGCTTCTGCTGAGCCATTCCGGTCCGCAGCAATCGGAGTGTGGGGGAAGGTCTCCCCACACTTTTTTGTTCTCTACGAGTCTCTGGTCACGCCGTGGATCAAGCGATCGAAGCCATTGTCATCGCTGAACTTACGCCGCTCGGCTTCGAGTTGGTGGAGATGAGGCGGGGCGGGTCGAAAGGGCGTCCGGTCCTGGACGTGCGGATCGACCGTCTGGACGGGCAGAAGGTGCAGGTCGGCGACTGCGCGACCGCGTCACGTGCGATCGAGGCCCGGCTGGACGCGGACCCGTCGCTCATCGCGACCCGGTACGTGCTGGAAGTCTCGTCACCGGGGATGGAACGGCCGTTGAAGAAGGCGGCGGATTGGGTGCGGTTCGTGGGGCGCCGGGCGAGCGTGAACGCGCCGGCGTTGCAGGGACGGCAGGAGGTAGACATCGTCGCGGTGCAGGGGGAGGCCGGTCAGGAGCAGCTCCGGCTCCGCGACGCGAAGGGCATCGAGCACGAGATCGCGCTGGCCGACGTCACCGACGCGCGCCTCGCGTTCCACTGGAAACCGTAAGCATCTACTCGGAAGGAGAGCGGGATGGCCGGATCGGCTGAGATCCTCACTGCGCTGCGCGAGCTCGCGAACTCGAAGCAGATCGAGCGCGGCGAGCTGCACGAGTTGCTCAAGGACGGCATTCTCGCCGCCCTCGCCAAGAAGCACGGCCCGACCGTGCAGGCGGAGGTGGAGATCGATGACGCCAAGGGCGACATCCGCATCGTGATCCTCAAGAAGGTCGTCGAGGAGGTCCTTGATGGCATCATCGAGATCTCGCTCGAGGAGGCCCGCTACGAGGACCCCGACTACCAGGTCGGGGACATCATGGAGATCCCGGTCGAGTTCGCCGAGTTCGGGCGCTCCGCCGTGCAGGCCGCGAAGCAGCGCATCGTGCAGCGGGTGCGCGAGGGCGAGCGCTCCAAGATCCGCGACGAATTCTCGTCGCGCGTGGGCGACCTCCTCTCGGGCGAGATCCAGCAGATCGAGCGCGGCAAGATCGTGCTCATGCTGAACAAGTTCCGCGAGGCCGAGGCGATCATTCCGTACCGCGAGCAGAACCACCGCGAGACGTACACGCAGGGCGAGCCGGTCCGCGCGGTGCTCAAGAAGATCGAGGAGACCCCCAAGGGGCCCCGCCTCATCCTCTCGCGCGCCGACGCGATGTTCGTTCAGGCACTGTTCCGTCTCGAGGTCCCGGAGATCCAGTCGGGCATCGTCGAGATCCGCGCGGCGTCGCGCGAGGTCGGGAGCCGCACCAAGATCGCCGTCGTCTCGCGGGACGACGGGATCGATCCGGTCGGCGCGTGCGTGGGCCTCAAGGGCTCGCGGGTGCAGGCCGTCGTGCAGGAACTGGGCGGGGAGCGCATCGACATCGTGCCATGGTCGGCCGACCCGGAACGTTTCGCCAAACTCGCCCTCGCCCCGGCGAAGGTGGCCCGCGTCTTCTCCGAACCGACCACGAAGACCATCCAGGCGGTCGTCGACGAGGACCAGCTCTCCCTCGCGATCGGGCGCAACGGGCAGAACGTGCGCCTCGCGTCCGAACTCACCGGTTGGAAGATCGACCTCTACTCGAGCCGTGAGTGGCTGGAGAAGGGCGGCGACATCCCGCTCTTCGCGCCGCTGCCGGATGACGAGGCCGCCGATGTGCCGCTGTCCGACATCGAGGGGCTCGCGACCGCGACGGTCGCGGTGCTCGAGGCCGGGGGCTACCGCACGCTGAACGACATCATCGACCTCGAGCGCGAGGATCTCCTCAAGCTCCCCGGCATCGCGCCGGAAGAGGCCGACCGGATCATGGCGATCATCAACGAGCTCACCGAGGAAGGCGCCGGTGAGGGAGCCGGGACGGACTGAGTGGACGAGCCCGTTCGGCGCCGCCTGCTCGGCTTGCTCGGGCTCGGGGTGCGGGGACGGCTCGTGCTGGTCGGCGTCGATCGGGTGCGCGAGGCCGTGAAGAAGGGTGAGGTGCGGTTGGCGGTGCTGGCGGAGGACGCCTCGCATCACAGTCGCGAGAAGGTCGAAGGGCTGTTGCGCGCGAAGGAAGTACCCACGTTGTGGGTGCCCTCCGCGGCTGAGTTGGGGGAGGTCGCGGGGCGCGAATCCACCGCCGTCATCGGCGTCGTGGAGGCGCAGTTGGCGAAGGGGATCCTCGCGTTCGCCGGTCCGGCGGATGCGGTGCAGAAAGGCTCAAGGGGGAAGGTTTGACGAAGCTTCGGGTTGGTGAACTGGCAACGGAGTTCGGCGTCTCCGCCGAGGAAGTGATGGGCTTGCTTCGCTCGATGGAGATCGTCGCGCGCAATCCCGCGTCCCCGCTCACGGATGAGCAGGTGGCGCGCGCGCGCCTGCGCTGGGAGCGCGAGAAGCGCCATCGCTCGGCCCCGG is a window encoding:
- a CDS encoding UvrD-helicase domain-containing protein, whose protein sequence is MTSRLNPAQQAAVEHHEGPLLVVAGAGSGKTRVLTARIARLIDVHAVPPQAILAVTFTNKAAGEMRERVGRFLGRDPAGMWIGTFHGIGARLLRMYADLVGRTPEYTIYDEDDTLAVVKRIVERLRIDPKQFAPKTIVHEISSAKNALVEPAEFEALARTPLAQAAAQVYRELEPAMRLANAVSFDDLLVLPVRILREQAHVRERLEGRFQHVLVDEYQDTNRAQYEFVRLIGGRHGNVCVVGDDDQAIYGWRGADIRNILDFERDFPSAQVVRLEENYRSTAPILELANEVISLNEARRGKTLRPTRAGGEKVILLEAADDRDEADAIVEAIQQWRGSRGTLRDCAILYRTNAQSRSMEEAMRKQSMPYRLVGAVRFYDRREIKDLVAWLRLIANPADDEAFRRALTAPRRGVGDTTIDLLASEAQAHRLSLLEQARRVESLPGVRPAARTALLDLAATVDRFRAIAVDASVDQLLLQLITAVGYDTALRNEGPEGLERLDNVRELVTSAAEVIIEDGGEVGLRPLDHFLQRATLVTGLDQLGPEADAVTMMTVHTAKGLEWPMVCVTGLEDGLFPLSRTLSDPAALEEERRLLYVAITRAGERLLLAWAHQRRRNGELLPSIISSFLRGLAPHHFERRATVRLRGSARLASPHPSSGGGESSRPWRDEGVQSFARAKRAVWSAHEGDRISSFVQDEEASQDLPNFVKGERVAHAKFGSGTIAEVSGGGKDAKVTVDFDDEEVGRKRLVIAFAGLTRGFD
- a CDS encoding zinc dependent phospholipase C family protein codes for the protein MRPLAGSAVAAVLLLALFPTDAWAWTPGTHILIGETLLRSADVLLPAGMAALLRAFPYDFLYGSIAADTSFAKRYARVGRHCHNWNVAYDILDRARDDSLRAFSYGYLAHLSADVIAHNHFVPHQLAITTSSSGAGHSYWESRFETATGDQWARRAREVILLDHQRADEHLDRILSPTIFSTRTNRRIFRGMVTVTDLGSWQRLMAVAAERSRYPLRDATVAAHLDRAFDYVVDFLVRGEQSAPRGFDPSGEEALRDAKRLRKEALAVGGERGARREAADRFGLKGEPLGWTSRLPAPLHVPRPTSEAGALG
- the murA gene encoding UDP-N-acetylglucosamine 1-carboxyvinyltransferase translates to MSSPQFIVEGGRTLKGSITPTGNKNAALPIVCAALLTEEPVTLENVPRIRDIESLIQLVRQSGATAAWTGPNTLRITARAVRGDTLDAELCKRIRASILLAAPLLARAGMVTLAPPGGDVIGRRRLDTHFLALEAMGAAHEFGERITFRTKGLVGADIFLDEPSVTGTENAIMAAVAAKGTTVLHNAASEPHVQDLCRMLVAMGATIAGIGSNVLTIEGGARLHGCTHRIGPDHIEVGSFIGLAAVTRSALTIANAGVEHLRSVRLGFQRLGVDTEIRGPDLYVPDGQEMRIRSDLGGAVPKLEDQPWPAFPADVMSIAIVTATQCDGIILMHEKMFESRMFFVDKLVGMGARIVLCDPHRALVSGPTTLRGATVESPDIRAGMAMLIAALCAKGTSTINNIGQIERGYERIDERLNALGASIVRVA
- a CDS encoding polyphenol oxidase family protein, which produces MPALPPHLAVPSMAAIGVHAFITTREAGSYGLPEQGEDVAATARWHALQRALAAQGAPRLASARQVHGTRVLVHRDQWEGWVRVDGTDAHVLAAGGAAAVTIADCVPIFVAHRSGVVAAVHAGWRGVAGGILGETIEAFTALGLAAEELVIHMGPSICGRCYQVGPDVYEQLTGWETRQPRHVDLRALLAEQAKALGVRQWTASGECTRCDNDRLFSHRAGDAGRQVAVIVAPSLTAP
- a CDS encoding ribosome maturation factor RimP, producing MRRGGSKGRPVLDVRIDRLDGQKVQVGDCATASRAIEARLDADPSLIATRYVLEVSSPGMERPLKKAADWVRFVGRRASVNAPALQGRQEVDIVAVQGEAGQEQLRLRDAKGIEHEIALADVTDARLAFHWKP
- the nusA gene encoding transcription termination factor NusA, with the translated sequence MAGSAEILTALRELANSKQIERGELHELLKDGILAALAKKHGPTVQAEVEIDDAKGDIRIVILKKVVEEVLDGIIEISLEEARYEDPDYQVGDIMEIPVEFAEFGRSAVQAAKQRIVQRVREGERSKIRDEFSSRVGDLLSGEIQQIERGKIVLMLNKFREAEAIIPYREQNHRETYTQGEPVRAVLKKIEETPKGPRLILSRADAMFVQALFRLEVPEIQSGIVEIRAASREVGSRTKIAVVSRDDGIDPVGACVGLKGSRVQAVVQELGGERIDIVPWSADPERFAKLALAPAKVARVFSEPTTKTIQAVVDEDQLSLAIGRNGQNVRLASELTGWKIDLYSSREWLEKGGDIPLFAPLPDDEAADVPLSDIEGLATATVAVLEAGGYRTLNDIIDLEREDLLKLPGIAPEEADRIMAIINELTEEGAGEGAGTD
- a CDS encoding ribosomal L7Ae/L30e/S12e/Gadd45 family protein; translation: MDEPVRRRLLGLLGLGVRGRLVLVGVDRVREAVKKGEVRLAVLAEDASHHSREKVEGLLRAKEVPTLWVPSAAELGEVAGRESTAVIGVVEAQLAKGILAFAGPADAVQKGSRGKV